The following are encoded in a window of Kitasatospora sp. NBC_01250 genomic DNA:
- a CDS encoding TIGR00730 family Rossman fold protein, whose protein sequence is MTGTSAHDGADGRRFGHGPELVEPDLTDSEPTKKAWPEKQKGPVLLRREQVGTGTTDQRLLDTTGPTDWLHTDPWRVWRITSEFVEGFGALAELPTAVSVFGSARTPVDSPEYAAGVAIGRALAEAGYAVITGGGPGAMEAANRGASEAGGLSVGLGIELPYEQGLNEFVDLGLNFRYFFVRKTMFVKYAQGFVVLPGGLGTLDELFEALTLVQTKKVTRFPVILFGSAYWSGLVAWLRDTLVAQGKAAAADLELFHVTDEVDEVLKILAESRRPNGEI, encoded by the coding sequence ATGACAGGGACATCAGCGCACGACGGCGCAGACGGACGGCGCTTCGGCCACGGGCCGGAGCTGGTGGAGCCGGACCTCACGGATTCGGAGCCGACCAAGAAGGCCTGGCCGGAGAAGCAGAAGGGCCCGGTGCTGCTGCGCCGCGAGCAGGTCGGCACCGGCACCACGGACCAGCGGCTGCTGGACACCACCGGCCCCACCGACTGGCTGCACACCGACCCCTGGCGGGTCTGGCGGATCACCTCGGAGTTCGTCGAGGGCTTCGGCGCGCTCGCCGAACTCCCGACCGCGGTCAGCGTCTTCGGCTCGGCCCGGACGCCGGTCGACTCGCCCGAGTACGCGGCCGGGGTGGCGATCGGCCGGGCGCTGGCCGAGGCCGGCTACGCGGTGATCACCGGCGGCGGCCCCGGGGCGATGGAGGCGGCCAACCGCGGCGCCTCCGAGGCCGGCGGGCTGAGCGTGGGCCTGGGCATCGAGCTGCCCTACGAGCAGGGCCTGAACGAGTTCGTCGACCTCGGGCTGAACTTCCGCTACTTCTTCGTCCGCAAGACGATGTTCGTGAAGTACGCGCAGGGCTTCGTGGTGCTGCCCGGCGGCCTGGGCACCCTGGACGAGCTCTTCGAGGCGCTCACCCTGGTGCAGACGAAGAAGGTCACCAGGTTCCCGGTGATCCTCTTCGGCAGCGCCTACTGGAGCGGGCTGGTGGCCTGGCTGCGGGACACCCTGGTCGCCCAGGGCAAGGCCGCGGCGGCGGACCTCGAACTGTTCCACGTCACCGACGAGGTGGACGAGGTGCTGAAGATCCTGGCCGAGAGCCGCCGCCCCAACGGCGAGATCTAG
- a CDS encoding Mrp/NBP35 family ATP-binding protein, which translates to MANETEVATGVTEESVREALSTVQDPEINRPITDLGMVKSVEISGDGTVRVAVYLTVSGCPMRETIIDRVKTAVGRIAGVTGVEVELDVMSDEQRKELSQLLRGGAPEREIPFAKPGTLTRVYAVASGKGGVGKSSVTVNLAAALAAKGQKVAVVDADIYGHSVPRMLGVEGRPTQVQDMIMPPSANGVKVISIGMFTPGNAPVVWRGPMLHRALQQFLADVYWGDLDVLLLDLPPGTGDIAISVAQLVPNAEILIVTTPQMAAAEVAERAGTIALQTHQKIVGVIENMAGMPCPHCDEIVDVFGTGGGQIVAEALTRATGATVPVLGSIPIDVRLREGGDDGRPVVLAAPDSPAGAALHAVADKLGGRQRGLSGLSLGLTPKNKF; encoded by the coding sequence ATGGCCAATGAGACTGAGGTGGCGACCGGCGTGACGGAGGAATCCGTCCGCGAGGCGCTGTCGACCGTGCAGGACCCGGAGATCAACCGACCGATCACCGACCTCGGCATGGTGAAATCGGTGGAGATCTCCGGCGACGGCACGGTACGGGTGGCCGTCTACCTGACCGTCTCCGGCTGCCCGATGCGCGAGACGATCATCGATCGGGTGAAGACCGCGGTCGGCCGGATCGCCGGCGTCACCGGCGTCGAGGTCGAACTCGACGTGATGAGCGACGAGCAGCGCAAGGAGCTCTCCCAGCTGCTGCGCGGCGGCGCTCCCGAGCGCGAGATCCCGTTCGCCAAGCCCGGCACGCTGACCCGGGTCTACGCCGTGGCCTCCGGCAAGGGCGGGGTCGGCAAGTCCTCGGTCACCGTCAACCTGGCCGCCGCGCTGGCCGCCAAGGGCCAGAAGGTCGCCGTGGTGGACGCCGACATCTACGGCCACAGCGTGCCGCGGATGCTGGGCGTCGAGGGCCGCCCGACCCAGGTCCAGGACATGATCATGCCGCCGTCGGCGAACGGCGTGAAGGTCATCTCGATCGGCATGTTCACCCCCGGCAACGCCCCCGTGGTGTGGCGCGGCCCGATGCTGCACCGCGCGCTGCAGCAGTTCCTGGCCGACGTCTACTGGGGCGACCTGGACGTGCTGCTGCTCGACCTGCCGCCCGGCACCGGCGACATCGCGATCTCGGTGGCCCAGCTGGTGCCGAACGCCGAGATCCTGATCGTCACCACCCCGCAGATGGCCGCCGCCGAGGTGGCCGAGCGGGCCGGCACGATCGCGCTGCAGACCCACCAGAAGATCGTCGGCGTGATCGAGAACATGGCCGGCATGCCCTGCCCGCACTGCGACGAGATCGTCGACGTGTTCGGCACCGGTGGCGGCCAGATCGTCGCCGAGGCGCTCACCCGGGCCACCGGCGCCACCGTCCCGGTGCTCGGCAGCATCCCGATCGACGTGCGGCTGCGTGAGGGCGGCGACGACGGCCGGCCGGTCGTGCTGGCGGCCCCCGACTCCCCGGCCGGCGCCGCGCTGCACGCGGTCGCCGACAAGCTGGGCGGACGCCAGCGCGGCCTGTCCGGCCTCTCGCTGGGACTCACCCCGAAGAACAAGTTCTGA
- a CDS encoding O-methyltransferase, whose translation MIDFGPAAATLADTYVGEDAVLTYARAQAARTGVQAVGPSGGACLRLLAAALGAKAVAEIGTGTGVSGLYLLRGMRPDGILTTVDPEPIRQELAREAYLAAGFAAGRARFIPGRALDVLPRLADGQYDLVFCDGDPAESRSYLAESLRLLRPGGAVCFEGVFQQGRLTDPALEDPATAAMRELVQAVRESKALVPALLPVSDGLLCAVKR comes from the coding sequence ATCATCGACTTCGGGCCCGCGGCTGCGACCCTCGCCGACACCTACGTCGGCGAGGACGCCGTGCTGACCTATGCCCGGGCGCAGGCGGCCCGCACCGGCGTCCAGGCGGTGGGTCCCAGCGGCGGCGCCTGCCTGCGGCTGCTGGCCGCGGCGCTGGGCGCCAAGGCGGTGGCCGAGATCGGCACCGGCACCGGGGTGTCGGGCCTGTACCTGCTGCGCGGGATGCGTCCGGACGGGATCCTGACCACCGTCGACCCGGAGCCGATCCGCCAGGAGCTGGCCCGCGAGGCCTATCTGGCGGCGGGCTTCGCGGCCGGCCGGGCCCGCTTCATACCCGGGCGCGCGCTGGACGTGCTGCCGCGGCTCGCCGACGGCCAGTACGACCTCGTCTTCTGCGACGGCGACCCCGCCGAGTCGCGGTCGTATCTCGCAGAATCGTTGCGGCTGCTGCGCCCGGGCGGCGCGGTCTGCTTCGAGGGGGTGTTCCAGCAGGGGCGGCTGACCGACCCCGCACTGGAGGATCCGGCGACCGCCGCCATGCGCGAGCTGGTGCAGGCGGTGCGGGAGAGCAAGGCACTGGTGCCCGCGCTGCTGCCGGTCAGCGACGGGCTGCTGTGCGCCGTCAAGCGCTGA
- the dapC gene encoding succinyldiaminopimelate transaminase, protein MSTNEPRAPFPGHPGAARRVSDLLPVFPWDKLEPYKATALAHPDGLCDFSVGTPVDPVPELVQKALAASSDTPGYPTVWGTPELRQAIAGWLRHRVGAEIAPDAVLPTIGSKELVAWLPGQLGLGPGDQVAYPRLAYPTYEVGARLCGATPVEYEDVEELDPARVRLIWLNSPSNPTGRVLTADQLRRAVAWARTHGALLVSDECYLELGWEAEPVSVLRADVCGGSHEGLLAVHSLSKRSNLAGYRASFVAGDPVVVRELLEIRKHGGMIVPAPVQAATIAALGDDAHVAEQRSRYAARRSALRDALTAHGFRIEHSEASLYLWATRDEPCWDTVAALAELGILVAPGDFYGPAGERFVRVAFTATDERVAAAVRRLNG, encoded by the coding sequence GTGAGCACGAACGAACCGCGCGCGCCGTTCCCGGGTCACCCGGGGGCGGCGCGCCGCGTCTCCGACCTTCTGCCGGTCTTCCCCTGGGACAAGCTGGAGCCGTACAAGGCCACCGCGCTCGCCCATCCGGACGGGCTGTGCGACTTCTCGGTCGGCACGCCGGTGGACCCGGTCCCCGAGCTGGTCCAGAAGGCGCTGGCGGCCAGCAGCGACACCCCGGGCTACCCGACCGTGTGGGGGACGCCCGAGCTGCGGCAGGCGATCGCCGGGTGGCTGCGCCACCGGGTCGGCGCCGAGATCGCGCCGGACGCCGTGCTGCCGACCATCGGCTCCAAGGAACTGGTGGCCTGGCTGCCGGGCCAGCTCGGCCTCGGTCCGGGCGATCAGGTGGCCTATCCGCGCCTGGCCTACCCCACCTACGAGGTCGGCGCCCGCCTGTGCGGCGCGACGCCGGTCGAATACGAGGACGTCGAGGAGCTGGACCCCGCCCGGGTGCGGCTGATCTGGCTCAACTCGCCTTCGAACCCCACCGGGCGGGTGCTGACGGCCGATCAGCTGCGCCGCGCGGTGGCCTGGGCCAGGACGCACGGGGCGCTGCTGGTCAGCGACGAGTGCTACCTCGAGCTGGGCTGGGAGGCCGAGCCGGTCTCGGTGCTGCGGGCCGACGTCTGCGGCGGCTCGCACGAGGGCCTGCTGGCCGTGCACTCGCTCTCCAAGCGCTCCAACCTGGCCGGCTACCGCGCCTCCTTCGTGGCGGGCGACCCGGTGGTGGTGCGCGAGCTGCTGGAGATCCGCAAGCACGGCGGCATGATCGTGCCGGCGCCGGTCCAGGCGGCCACCATCGCGGCGCTCGGTGACGACGCGCACGTGGCCGAGCAGCGGTCCCGGTACGCCGCCCGCCGCTCGGCGCTGCGGGACGCGCTGACCGCCCACGGCTTCCGGATCGAGCACTCCGAGGCCAGCCTGTACCTGTGGGCCACCCGGGACGAGCCGTGCTGGGACACCGTGGCGGCGCTGGCCGAGCTGGGCATCCTGGTGGCGCCCGGCGACTTCTACGGGCCCGCGGGCGAGCGGTTCGTCCGGGTCGCGTTCACCGCGACCGACGAGCGGGTCGCGGCGGCGGTGCGGCGGCTGAACGGCTGA
- the sigE gene encoding RNA polymerase sigma factor SigE translates to MNQSASSPLNQSSDGTAAESSAPVALATFAEGPDAQNWTPPSWEEIVEAHSARVYRLAYRLTGNQHDAEDLTQEVFVRVFRSLSTYTPGTFEGWLHRITTNLFLDMVRRRQRIRFDALAEDAAERLPSREPSPAQAFSDTHFDADVQQALDTLAPEFRAAVVLCDIEGLSYEEIAATLGVKLGTVRSRIHRGRSHLRAALKHRAPGSAPGRVRRGGSEQLEPVAAAVGEAGAGGSGRRRS, encoded by the coding sequence ATGAACCAGTCTGCGTCCTCCCCCCTGAACCAGTCGTCCGACGGCACCGCCGCCGAGTCCTCGGCTCCCGTTGCGCTTGCGACCTTCGCCGAGGGGCCCGACGCGCAGAACTGGACCCCGCCCAGCTGGGAGGAGATCGTCGAGGCGCACAGCGCCCGCGTCTACCGCCTGGCCTACCGCCTGACGGGCAATCAGCACGACGCCGAGGACCTCACGCAGGAGGTCTTCGTCCGGGTCTTCCGTTCGCTGTCCACCTACACCCCCGGCACCTTCGAGGGCTGGCTGCACCGGATCACCACCAACCTCTTCCTCGACATGGTCCGCCGCCGCCAGCGGATCCGCTTCGACGCGCTGGCCGAGGACGCCGCCGAGCGGCTGCCCAGCCGTGAGCCGAGCCCGGCCCAGGCCTTCAGCGACACCCACTTCGACGCCGACGTGCAGCAGGCGCTGGACACCCTGGCGCCGGAGTTCCGCGCCGCCGTGGTGCTCTGCGACATCGAGGGCCTGTCCTACGAGGAGATCGCGGCCACCCTGGGCGTCAAGCTGGGCACCGTGCGCAGCCGGATCCACCGCGGCCGCTCGCACCTGCGCGCCGCGCTCAAGCACCGTGCGCCCGGTTCCGCGCCCGGCCGGGTCCGGCGCGGTGGTTCGGAGCAGCTGGAGCCGGTGGCGGCGGCCGTGGGAGAGGCCGGTGCGGGCGGGAGCGGGCGGAGGCGATCGTGA
- a CDS encoding DUF3117 domain-containing protein, with protein MAAMKPRTGDGPLEVTKEGRGIIMRVPLEGGGRLVVELTPDEAIALGEALKQACG; from the coding sequence ATGGCGGCCATGAAGCCGCGGACGGGTGACGGCCCGCTCGAGGTCACCAAAGAGGGGCGGGGCATCATCATGCGAGTTCCGCTCGAGGGCGGCGGTCGCCTGGTGGTGGAGCTCACTCCGGACGAGGCAATCGCCCTGGGTGAGGCCCTGAAGCAGGCCTGCGGCTGA
- a CDS encoding sec-independent translocase — protein sequence MFFDIGGLEWITLIIMAIVIFGPDKLPKLIQDATGFIRKVRTFADNAKEDIRNELGPEFKDFEFEDLNPKTFVRKTLVGGEEDPLGLKDLREGLDLKSVLDDKPAAGRVSTTKTPAAAGGAVPSPASAGPPLAAGERPPYDLDAT from the coding sequence GTGTTCTTCGACATCGGCGGCCTGGAGTGGATCACTCTCATCATCATGGCGATCGTGATCTTCGGGCCGGACAAGCTGCCGAAGCTGATCCAGGATGCCACCGGGTTCATCCGCAAGGTGCGCACCTTCGCGGACAACGCCAAGGAGGACATCCGCAACGAGCTCGGTCCGGAGTTCAAGGACTTCGAGTTCGAGGACCTCAATCCCAAGACCTTCGTGCGCAAGACGCTGGTCGGCGGCGAGGAGGACCCGCTGGGGCTGAAGGACCTGCGCGAGGGGCTGGACCTCAAGTCGGTGCTCGACGACAAGCCGGCCGCCGGCCGGGTCAGCACCACCAAGACCCCCGCCGCGGCGGGCGGTGCCGTCCCCAGCCCGGCCTCGGCCGGTCCGCCGCTGGCGGCCGGCGAGCGCCCGCCCTACGACCTCGACGCCACCTGA
- a CDS encoding DNA-3-methyladenine glycosylase I: MTDLRTGPDGLLRCPWGESADDYRVYHDTEWGKPVHGEDPLFERICLEAFQSGLSWITILRRREGFRAAFAGFEIARVAAFTEQDEARLLTDTGIIRNRLKIAAAVANARAAQDLDGGLDALIWGFAPDPARPAPRTLADVPAVTPESTALAKELKRRGFKFVGPTTAYALMQACGLVNDHLAGCHAR; this comes from the coding sequence GTGACCGACCTCAGGACCGGCCCGGACGGCCTGCTGCGCTGCCCGTGGGGCGAGTCCGCCGACGACTACCGGGTCTACCACGACACCGAGTGGGGCAAGCCGGTGCACGGCGAGGACCCGCTCTTCGAGCGGATCTGCCTGGAGGCCTTCCAGTCCGGACTCTCCTGGATCACCATCCTGCGCCGCCGCGAGGGGTTCCGGGCGGCCTTCGCCGGCTTCGAGATCGCCAGGGTCGCGGCCTTCACCGAGCAGGACGAGGCCAGGCTGCTGACGGACACCGGGATCATCCGCAACCGGCTCAAGATCGCGGCGGCGGTCGCCAACGCCCGCGCGGCCCAGGACCTGGACGGCGGTCTGGACGCGCTGATCTGGGGATTCGCCCCCGATCCGGCCCGCCCGGCACCGCGCACGCTGGCCGACGTCCCCGCCGTCACCCCGGAATCGACCGCGCTGGCCAAGGAGTTGAAGCGGCGCGGCTTCAAGTTCGTCGGGCCGACCACCGCGTACGCGCTGATGCAGGCCTGCGGGCTGGTCAACGACCACCTGGCCGGCTGCCACGCCCGCTGA
- the dapE gene encoding succinyl-diaminopimelate desuccinylase, translating into MSSQPATSVPTALDLSLDGGALTAQLVDIPSVSGDEQALADAVEAALRTLPHLTVDRYGNNVVARTDFGRSERVLLAGHLDTVPIADNLPSRVEGDLLWGCGTTDMKSGVAVQLRLAATLTDPNRDLTFVFYDCEEVDAARNGLGHLVAQHPDWLAADFAVLLEPSEAMVEGGCQGTLRAQVLLTGTRAHSARSWLGDNAIHQAAVVLGRLADYQPRRVEIDGLEYREGLNAVRIEGGVAGNVIPDECVVTVNFRYAPDRTEAEAAAHVREVFQGFRVEVTDSAPGALPGLAQPAAQAFLAATGGSARAKYGWTDVARFSALGVPAVNYGPGDPNLAHKRDEHCSLSAIAECERRLRDWLTA; encoded by the coding sequence ATGAGCAGCCAGCCCGCCACCAGCGTCCCGACCGCCCTCGATCTGAGCCTGGACGGCGGTGCGCTCACCGCGCAACTGGTCGACATCCCCTCGGTCAGCGGGGACGAGCAGGCGCTGGCCGACGCGGTGGAGGCCGCGCTGCGCACCCTGCCGCACCTGACCGTGGACCGCTACGGCAACAACGTGGTGGCCCGCACGGACTTCGGGCGCTCCGAGCGGGTGCTGCTGGCCGGCCACCTGGACACCGTGCCGATCGCCGACAACCTGCCCTCCCGGGTCGAGGGCGACCTGCTCTGGGGCTGCGGCACCACCGACATGAAGTCCGGCGTCGCCGTCCAGCTGCGGCTGGCCGCCACCCTGACCGACCCCAACCGCGACCTGACCTTCGTCTTCTACGACTGCGAGGAGGTCGACGCCGCCCGCAACGGCCTCGGCCACCTGGTCGCCCAGCACCCCGACTGGCTGGCCGCGGACTTCGCGGTGCTGCTGGAGCCCAGCGAGGCGATGGTCGAGGGAGGCTGCCAGGGCACCCTGCGGGCCCAGGTGCTGCTGACCGGCACCAGGGCCCACTCGGCCCGCAGCTGGCTCGGCGACAACGCGATCCACCAGGCCGCCGTGGTGCTCGGCCGGCTCGCCGACTACCAGCCGCGCCGGGTGGAGATCGACGGCCTGGAGTACCGCGAGGGCCTGAACGCGGTGCGGATCGAGGGCGGGGTGGCGGGCAACGTGATCCCGGACGAGTGCGTGGTGACCGTCAACTTCCGCTACGCGCCGGACCGCACCGAGGCCGAGGCCGCGGCGCACGTGCGCGAGGTGTTCCAGGGGTTCCGGGTCGAGGTCACCGACAGTGCGCCCGGCGCGCTGCCCGGGCTCGCCCAGCCGGCCGCCCAGGCCTTCCTGGCGGCCACCGGCGGCAGCGCCCGGGCCAAGTACGGCTGGACGGACGTGGCGCGGTTCAGCGCGCTGGGCGTGCCCGCCGTCAACTACGGCCCGGGCGACCCGAACCTGGCCCACAAGCGGGACGAGCACTGCTCGCTGAGCGCGATCGCCGAGTGCGAGCGCCGGCTGCGCGACTGGCTGACCGCCTGA
- the folP gene encoding dihydropteroate synthase encodes MAIVNRTPDSFFDRGATFADEAAFAAADRAMAEGAAILDIGGVKAGPGEEVTVEEELRRTVPFVAELRKRHPGAVISVDTWRHEVGEAVCEAGADLLNDAWGGVDPRLAEVAARHGVGLVCTHAGGAEPRTRPHRIGYPDVMADILRVTVGLAERAAALGVRRDALIIDPGHDFGKNTRHSLEATRRLPEMTATGFPVLVSLSNKDFVGETLDKPVDQRLLGTLATTAVSAWLGARIYRVHQVAETRQVLDMVASIQGVRPPAVARRGLA; translated from the coding sequence ATGGCCATCGTCAACCGCACCCCGGACTCCTTCTTCGACCGCGGCGCGACCTTCGCCGACGAGGCCGCGTTCGCCGCCGCCGACCGGGCGATGGCCGAGGGCGCGGCGATCCTGGACATCGGCGGGGTCAAGGCCGGTCCGGGCGAGGAGGTGACGGTCGAGGAGGAGCTGCGCCGCACCGTGCCGTTCGTGGCCGAGCTGCGCAAGCGCCACCCCGGGGCCGTGATCAGCGTGGACACCTGGCGGCACGAGGTGGGCGAGGCGGTCTGCGAGGCCGGCGCCGACCTGCTCAACGACGCCTGGGGCGGGGTCGACCCGCGGCTCGCCGAGGTCGCCGCCCGGCACGGCGTGGGCCTGGTCTGCACGCACGCCGGCGGGGCCGAGCCGCGCACCCGCCCGCACCGGATCGGCTACCCGGACGTGATGGCGGACATCCTGCGGGTCACGGTCGGGCTGGCCGAGCGGGCCGCCGCGCTCGGGGTGCGCCGGGACGCGCTGATCATCGACCCCGGGCACGACTTCGGCAAGAACACCCGGCACTCGCTGGAGGCCACCCGGCGGCTGCCGGAGATGACCGCCACCGGGTTCCCGGTGCTGGTCTCGCTCTCCAACAAGGACTTCGTCGGCGAGACCCTGGACAAGCCGGTCGACCAGCGGCTGCTGGGCACCCTGGCCACCACCGCCGTCTCGGCCTGGCTGGGCGCCCGGATCTACCGGGTGCACCAGGTGGCCGAGACCCGGCAGGTGCTGGACATGGTCGCCTCGATCCAGGGCGTCCGGCCGCCGGCGGTGGCCCGCCGCGGCCTGGCCTGA
- a CDS encoding enoyl-CoA hydratase/isomerase family protein: MSDSVLYELDGALAVITINRPDAMNALDTPTKVALRDIVTEAAGDPAVRAVLLTGAGGKAFCVGQDLKEHLELLGRAEQTGEPPLKTVAEHYNPLVRALAGMRKPTVAAVGGVAAGAGASLAFACDFRIVADSAGFNTSFAGVALTADSGASWTLPRLVGPARATELLMFPRTVKAAEALTLGLATQVVPAAELAQAAHAFARKLADGPTVAYGAIKAAVDFGASHSLSETLDKEDELQTLAGASEDHRIAVRAFLAKEQPKFLGR, translated from the coding sequence ATGTCCGACTCCGTCCTGTACGAGCTCGACGGCGCGCTCGCCGTCATCACCATCAACCGGCCGGACGCGATGAACGCGCTCGACACCCCGACCAAGGTGGCGCTGCGGGACATCGTCACCGAGGCGGCCGGCGACCCCGCGGTGCGCGCGGTGCTGCTGACCGGCGCGGGCGGCAAGGCGTTCTGCGTCGGGCAGGACCTCAAGGAACACCTCGAACTGCTCGGGCGCGCCGAGCAGACCGGCGAGCCGCCGCTGAAGACCGTCGCCGAGCACTACAACCCGCTGGTGCGGGCACTGGCGGGGATGCGCAAGCCGACCGTGGCCGCGGTCGGCGGGGTGGCGGCCGGCGCCGGGGCCTCGCTGGCCTTCGCCTGCGACTTCCGGATCGTCGCCGACAGTGCCGGGTTCAACACCTCGTTCGCGGGCGTGGCGCTGACCGCCGACTCGGGCGCGTCGTGGACGCTGCCCCGGCTGGTCGGGCCGGCCCGGGCCACCGAGCTGCTGATGTTCCCGCGGACGGTCAAGGCCGCCGAGGCGCTCACCCTCGGGCTCGCCACCCAGGTCGTCCCGGCCGCCGAGCTGGCCCAGGCCGCCCACGCGTTCGCCCGGAAGCTGGCGGACGGCCCGACGGTGGCCTACGGCGCGATCAAGGCCGCGGTGGACTTCGGCGCCTCGCACTCGCTGAGCGAGACGCTCGACAAGGAGGACGAGCTGCAGACCCTGGCCGGGGCCAGCGAGGACCACCGGATCGCGGTGCGCGCCTTCCTGGCCAAGGAGCAGCCGAAGTTCCTGGGCCGCTGA
- a CDS encoding zf-HC2 domain-containing protein, which produces MSAAGRSGARRPVPAGQGSARQEASVLRPIAVRQSESSPVEEHHLGDRLTAYLDGELGHDDRERVQAHLATCAGCLAEAEEARSVKQLLTRTDAPGPSGQLMARLLAVAALPDDEDHRPGGGSVLPSAPTLGGSRLTGGSFGHGAGASFGSGALGAGSPLPGVDPRPAPGRWYPETGRGPDGRLWSGRRGASRSGGSAESQRPAALGPRSGPGAAPRGRRLVVAAAGAFSVAAVALGGFGSLGLAAVAGDSPSDEQHGTAVNPQVPGGVPAAPLHGPQTVDLPFGGPADHGYDLLSPGPTARGVSPVAHGRVSAP; this is translated from the coding sequence GTGAGCGCCGCAGGCCGCTCCGGCGCCCGGCGCCCGGTGCCCGCCGGGCAGGGGAGCGCCCGGCAGGAGGCGTCCGTGCTGCGGCCGATCGCCGTACGCCAGAGCGAGTCGTCCCCGGTGGAGGAGCACCACCTCGGTGACCGGCTGACCGCCTACCTGGACGGCGAGCTGGGCCATGACGACCGTGAGCGGGTCCAGGCGCACCTGGCGACCTGTGCGGGCTGCCTGGCCGAGGCCGAGGAGGCCCGGTCGGTCAAGCAGCTGCTCACCAGGACCGATGCCCCCGGCCCGTCCGGGCAGCTGATGGCCCGGCTGCTCGCGGTCGCCGCGCTGCCCGACGACGAGGACCACCGCCCCGGCGGCGGCTCGGTGCTGCCGAGCGCGCCCACCCTGGGCGGCAGCAGGCTGACCGGCGGCTCGTTCGGCCACGGTGCGGGTGCCTCGTTCGGTTCCGGCGCGCTGGGCGCCGGCAGTCCGCTGCCCGGAGTCGACCCCCGCCCGGCCCCCGGCCGGTGGTACCCGGAGACCGGGCGCGGCCCGGACGGGCGGCTGTGGAGCGGCCGGCGCGGTGCCTCCCGCTCGGGCGGCAGCGCCGAGAGCCAGCGCCCCGCGGCGCTGGGCCCGCGCTCGGGTCCGGGCGCGGCGCCGCGCGGACGGCGCCTGGTGGTGGCGGCGGCGGGCGCCTTCTCGGTGGCGGCGGTGGCACTGGGCGGCTTCGGCAGCCTGGGCCTGGCCGCGGTCGCCGGCGACAGCCCCTCGGACGAGCAGCACGGTACGGCGGTCAACCCCCAGGTGCCCGGCGGTGTCCCGGCGGCTCCGCTGCACGGCCCGCAGACGGTGGACCTGCCGTTCGGCGGCCCCGCCGACCACGGCTACGACCTGCTGAGCCCGGGGCCCACCGCCCGGGGAGTCAGCCCGGTGGCGCACGGACGCGTGTCAGCGCCCTAG
- a CDS encoding DivIVA domain-containing protein, producing the protein MFWVIVVAMAVVVGGAALVALGGGGSLPEAVHDRIAARLPQERPLSRQDVDEIRLPMAVRGYRMDEVDDVLDRLGAELAYRDTRIAELEAAVAGLDAGRAGDAEQAGSQPLPGLEDFAAGQDTAVAAPEPVQAAVDASGRVDATLGAPERAERA; encoded by the coding sequence GTGTTCTGGGTGATCGTGGTGGCGATGGCCGTGGTGGTCGGTGGTGCCGCACTGGTGGCACTGGGCGGCGGTGGCTCGCTGCCGGAGGCCGTGCACGACCGGATCGCGGCCCGGCTGCCGCAGGAGCGTCCGCTGAGCCGGCAGGACGTGGACGAGATCCGGCTGCCGATGGCGGTGCGCGGCTACCGGATGGACGAGGTGGACGACGTGCTGGACCGACTGGGCGCCGAACTCGCCTACCGCGACACGCGGATCGCCGAGCTGGAGGCGGCCGTGGCGGGGCTGGACGCCGGGCGCGCGGGCGATGCCGAGCAGGCCGGTTCGCAGCCGCTGCCCGGCCTGGAGGACTTCGCCGCCGGCCAGGACACCGCCGTGGCGGCGCCCGAGCCCGTGCAGGCCGCCGTGGACGCCTCCGGGCGGGTGGACGCCACGCTGGGGGCGCCCGAGCGCGCGGAGCGGGCGTGA